The following is a genomic window from Vidua chalybeata isolate OUT-0048 chromosome 29, bVidCha1 merged haplotype, whole genome shotgun sequence.
GAAACCTCGAGCAAGTGGGGGtattgtagaatcacagaacagaatCATAAGATCCTGGACTAGCTCAGGTTGAAAGGGGGATGTTTGGAGATGTACAGGATGCCCTGGGGCCACGCTTCCCTGAGTGTGTCCGGACGCCGTCCCCTCCGTGTTCCAAGCAACGCCACCTCCTTTGCTTCACCTTCCACCTGAAAATCTTTACCTGAGGAGTTTCTAGACTTTGATAATTtgtctttccttcctccccaggcGCCTCTGGCTCAGCCAGAATCCCCCACGGCCTCCGCGGGTGATGACGCTCGCTCGGCAGCGGAGTCGGGCGAGTCGGACAAGGAGTCagtgtgcagcagctctgccagcaacGGGGGCACCAGGGCAGGCAAGGACAGGGAGAAACCAAAGAAAGAGcgggaaaaggagaaggaaaaggataaaaaacgGGCAGACTCGGTGGCCAACAAGCTGGGAAGCTTCGGGAAGACTCTGGGCAGCAAACTAAAAAAGAACATGGGGGGCCTGATGCACAGCAAAGCCGTGAAGGGCGGCGTGAGCAACGGGCAGGGAGACAccctggagaagaagaagaaaggatcCCTGAAGGCACGGAAAGACAGCAAAGAGGAATGTTCCCCGGGAGAATTAGCTCCTGCTGAGAAGTCGTGTGCAGGTAAAGCAGCCCTGGAGAAGGCGTCGGATCCCTACAAGTACAGCAGCGACGTGCGGCTGAGCCTGAGCATCCTGCGCGCGGCCATGCAGGGCGAGCGCAAGTTCATCTTCGCCAGCCACCTCAAGACCAGCACCCGGCACCAGTTCCAGGAGGAGATGATCCAGAGGTACCTCCTGGATGCTGAGGAGCGTttcctggcagagcagaggcagaaggagGCGGAGAAGAAGGCActgggcagcgctgccccgGCCAAGAGGCCAGAAGGGGAGGTGGGCGCCCAGCGGAGCGAGGAGGCGATGCCAAGCCCCGTGTTCTGCCAGCCACCCCCCACCtaccccccccagcccctggagccGGCCGTGGGTGCTAAActagctgcttttccagctggctATTCTGGCGTTTTCACCTTCCCCAGGCCCTCCATGGGCAGTGCTGAGGGGCTGCACCCACCCGCGTGCCCCGAGGGCCGGCGGCAGCTGGCGGGGGGGCCCTGTGGGAGCCTCCCCCCCTATGCCACCCTGCCCCGGCACCACCAGGGCCGGCTCGGCCCCTGCCCCCCCGGCCCTGCCCACCTGGGCCGGTTCTCCCCCACGGACATGGACGTCCAGCCTCCCTTCCCTTCAGAGTGCGAGGGCTCCGGCTGCCTCCCCCCGCACAGCAACGGCTGCCGGGAGTTCCTCGAGCAGGACAAGGGAGGAACAGTGGATAAAATGAGAAGCCAAGCCCTCTACAACATCCAGCAGACCAAGTGCAAACAGCCCAACTGCAGCTTTTATGGACACCCGGAGACTGGGAATTTCTGTTCCTGCTGTTACAAGGAAGAGCTGCGGCgcagggagagggaggcacTGGTGCACAGGTTCTGATGCTCCCCCTGTGTGGATCCGGACCCCTGGCACGTGGGGAATGCAATAACAGAGATCCATTTTGGTTTTACGCCCACCCACGCTCCTCTCCCACTCTGCAGGAGGTGGGAGCAGGCCTTGGgcctgctgggatgggctgggagtgGCATGGGGCTGGTGGGATTGACGGGGtgcaggagggagagagggggggaaagcagcccctgctttcctggagcccctgcaggggaggagaaggatTCCCAGGGgtgcctggggacagtgggggctGCTCGGGTCAGAGCACAGGGTGAGGGGGGAAAATTCCTCGAAAACTCAATAAACCAGACCAAAGCTTTGGGagtgggcagggggagcagctcccaccagGTCCTTCCCACTTCCTGACCACCTGGGACAGAGCAGAAATGCCCCATTTTGAGCGTCACAAACCTTTTAATGGAGTTTTTTAACACTggttttattctgtatttcttcttgcTGGTACTGAGCGACACCGTGTTGGAGTTGGACATTGATGAGGTGAGGTGGGTTGGACACCCCCCACCCAGTCCTGGATGACTCCGAGCACCAGGACAGGCTcagggctctgtcccctcctctcctccctctcagAGCTGAActctggttttaaaatgttgtttttaaacTCTTTCTGAGGCGGGGGGTGGGAGCCAGGGGGACTCCCAGAGCTCAAGGGATTGGAGGTTTCTCTTCCTGTGCAGAACCCCCAGCCCACAGGAGAGCTGAGGCGAGATCCTGGGTCAGCATCTCctgccaggaattcccagtggCCTGGGGCGAATCCCCCAGGAATACCCACTGGAAAAGGGTCCCAGAGCACCCCCAGTCCCGGGGTGGAGCCAGGGGGTCACAGCCCCATGTAACTCCTACTTGAGCACAGCTACTCTGTACTACCTCTGATCCTGATTAACTCGGCTCCGTTGTGCTGAGCCACCAACTGACCTTTAGGCTGCGGAATTAATCCATATTTTTGATAACAGGGCTAAAAAGCAGAACAATAAGGTAAAATCCTCCCGTGACTAACGTCCCGCGCCGTTCCTGACCCCATCCCGGCCCCCTGGCTCCCAGGGTGGGATTCACTTTAGCACTGCGATGTTTGCACAGaattccttgggttttttttttttttttggtaactgCAGCTCCCAAACCGGGCCTGATCCTGCACGGAGCGAGGTGCAGCATTTCCTATCACACGGAAATAAAACAGGAGTTCTATCCTTCAGCCAGAGCTTTACAACATTCCCTCGTTTCTATTTTTGGGTTGATTTTCCAGAAGGCATCAAACTATGCAACCCCTTCCTGCCCATGGCCATTTCCAGGAGAAGGGatgaggcagaggagctggaagtgAGCTCGGGGGATCACCCGACGCCTTACACTTGGCccaaaaaatgttaatttagaCCTAAAACCCCCTGAGGTAAGGCCTTTCCTAGTGGGATCCCAACACTTTGAGTCCAGCCAGCGATGCTCCTTGTCCACAGATATTCAAATCCAAATTTCAGAGACACCCCAGGGATGCTTTGACTCCAGTGTAAActgtttttccctggttttataAAATCCCTGAGCATGGCTGAAgctgtgggaaggggagggTGTGACACCCACTCCAGCTGGCTCCTCTTACCTCAGAACAAATTCCAAGTTTCTCCCTCAAACTGCAGGAATTCAAACAGACTTTAACCCCGGGGCAGGGACATGCAGTGCTGGTTAAgcagcccaggctctgccccccACTTGgttcaccccaaaattcaagCTGAGATGGTtaaaacccaacccaatcccTTCACTGTTTATGGGCACTTGGTTTAAATTCCACTTTctgatgtttatttttccccaaaccgGAGCAGCAGCTTTATTTTGGCGTTGGGAATATCCTCTGGCTGTGCCAGAAGCACCGGGAGCAGGGATGCCCCAGGGCAcgggagggcagggggaggcGATGCTTCATCATCCTCACGTTTTGGGGGAATTTCTCTCCTGTTTGGTTCTCTCCATCCCAGTGGATGCTGCACTTGGGTGGGGATGGGAAGCCCCCAGACCTGCTCGTTGGTGttgtgggaagggagggagggagaaggtagAAAACCTGGAGGAAAAGCACCAGTCCTGGAGGGGAAAACTCCAAAACTGGAGGAGAAGCACCAAACCTGCCCCCAGGAGGGATTTTTCcacggggatggggacggggagACTGTGGTGTGACCCCAAGGTCAAACTAAGTGCACTTACTGGTGTGGTTGGAATTCAAATTGCTGCCATCGGATCCTGGTGGAGGAAAACTTTGTCTTTCAGCGTGTGTAAAACCCGTTAATgagatttgatttgattttattaaacGAGATTCACCTTCGCCATTCCCCGGGCCCTCAGCGGAGGAGGCCGGGGCAGCTTTGGGTCTCACTAACGCGACACCGAGTGACCTGAATTAATTCTGCAGTGGTttattcacaaaaaaacccttttttttttttattaattccaGATTAATTGGTGATATTTGGCCTCCTGGTGAACAGGGCCAGAGCGTTGCACTTGGGCTGTACCTGTGGCCTCGTTGTGGCACCACAGACTCATTGACAATAAAAACCTTCAGCTGAATCACCTGAGGCTCCTTCATCCCCTCACCCTGAGGGCTCTGGGCATCCCCAATtccctcctggggctgctcctcatCCCCTTCTCCATCCAAttattgggattttggggttaccatttattatttctttttggggtaattatttatattatttattgtGTGATTCCATTTTGGTACTAATTCTtggctttcatttaaaaaagaacacCCTTAAACACCCTTCCCTCCCTGTTTCTGTCTCTCCTTGCTGGTCTTGGAGCCTTTTCCCCAGCTGCATCCCTTTGGCTCCCTTTTTCCTGAGTCTCAGGACAAAATTAGGGATAAAATCCAGCATGGGCCATATGGATGCTGAggctttaaatgaaaaagaggTTTGGGGGTGGTTGGAGATGGATTGTGGAAGGCGGGACCCTGGGAGCAGTTTCCCATCGGATTTCTGGCATTGGGAttttctctcccagctccctgtttttccttcctcccgGCGTTGTGGGTGGACACTCCATGCCCAGCACTGTCTCTGTGCCGGATGATTTTCCTCCAGGATCTTTCCTCCTGCCATGGCCCAAACTGACCCCATCCTGGcttggagcagctcccagctcaaAGCCTCCAGGAAATTCCTCTCATCTGCCAGCTGCCCGAGCCAAAAGCTTTCCCGAGCCCCCGGGAACCTCTGCCCTGTgatcctgctgcaggaggaaaattGGGGTGCATGAGCTGCAGCCTCCAAAGCTGGCACTGCCCCAAAAATCTGGGGGGAAACACTCCAGGAATCCGAGCTGGAACTGGAGTTGAGTTTTCCACGTGCCTGGGTTGTGTCAGGATTTATCCTGCCAcgtgctggcactgccacctcGGCTGCCCCGGGCTTTGGGGTGCCCGGAGGTCTCGTGGCACTGAGGGGTGACACGGGTAGCCCCAGGGCCACCATCCACCTGCTGCCCGGGGGACTCGGCGAggccggcgggagcggggccagCGTGGCTTGGGAGCcgctgctgggctgggaggagaaggCTCCGTGCTTCTGCCGTGAGTCACCGAGCAGCTTCTCCTGCCGTATGCCCGGGAGGGGCCCCGGGCCCCACTCCCGTACCGCTGCtgcggggtttggggggttcCCCTGCACTGGGCAGCGCTTGCGGGACCCCAGAACCGCCCGTCCCTGACGGGGTCGCCGGCTCTGTACCCCCGCCCCAACGCCGAATTTCTGGGGTGCCTGAGgccgccccccccgcccccatcCGCCTGCGGAGCTCCCGGCCCCGGGCCCCCCCCTCTTTCCCACCGCCGGTACCGGGCTGTGGGACGGCGGGGGGCGGAATGCCGGGATCCGAGGGGTCGGGATGAGTGGAATCCCGGGCCCCGAGGGGCGGGATGCCGGGGCACGGATGCCAGGGGAGGGCGGGATGCCGGAGTGGAGGGCGGGATgccggagccgggccgggcgctCGGGGCTCTTTCCCGGGCCGCTCCGGCCCCGGCGCTCCGGGCCCGCCCGGCCAAAGTCCCTGCGCCATGAGCGGGGCCCCGGGCGGCCGCCGCCCGACCTTCCCCGGGCTCCCAGGtagggccggggccgggggccgggggttttggggagccTCGGGGCGCTCGGAGCCCCGGTCCCAGTGTCGGTCCCCGCAGGGGAGCGGGTGCTTGAGGAGGCGGCGGGCGCCCGGCAGCGCTGCGGGAACGGCGGCGGCTCCATCCCGGGACGCTGCTCTGCACCGACCGCCGCCTCGCCTTCCTGCCCGGCCAGGTGCGACGGGAACACCAGGAACACCGGGAATAGCGGGAGCGGGACCGGGAACGGGACCGCGGGGCCCCGCGCCGCCTGCCCGGGGGGACCCCTGCCCCGGCGCGACCCCATCCCAGCGCGTCCCGATCCCATTCTGAACCAATCCCACCGTACCCCGGCCCTCGGCTCAGCCCCACCCCACCGCACCCCCGAGTCCCGTCCCAGCCCATCCTGGCTCCTTGACTGCGGAGCCCGCCGTGTTCGCCCTGGGAACTCCTCACTGCAGCACAATGTGGGGGACAAGGCACATAGGTGCAGATCCATCCCCACCACCCTTCCTGGGACTGGGGGGACACCCTGGGGCAGCTTCCAGCCCTCCCCACTCTCCCACAGGCTCTTGGCTCCCGCGGCCTCCTCCACTCCCAGGACGAGGTGGCCCTGCCCTGCATCCACAAACTGGTGGCAGGTaatggggacacctgggggcacGAGGGATGAGCTGGGCACGTCTCGGGGCTCAGCTGGCCCTGACAGCCTCATCGCCCcgaccccagccagcagcttcTCCAAGCCCAAGGTGCTGACGGCCGCCTCCACCCTCAAGTTCATCCCCGAGGAACTCGCCGTCTTCTGTCGGGATTTCCGCCTGCTCCACTTCTACTTCCCCGAGAACGGCTTGGCTCCGCAGGCGTTCCGGGTACGCCAGGGAGGTGCAGAAGCGTTGTATCCTCACCCTGGGGTACCCCGCGGTGCCGAGGAAGCCTGGGGGGGCTCACACCTCacaccccagccctggctgccctcgCAGGTGGCCAACGCCATCGCACAGGCGCGGGAAGCGGCTGCGTGGCTGGGGGACACTGCCGAGGGACACGACGGCTgggccagccctggggaaaCCACCccagaggaggatgaggatgaggatgaggaggaaggcTCGTCCACCGTGCTGCTCTTCGAGAGCCTGCGGGactgggagaaggagctgcagcgTCTCGGTGCTGCGGGCTGGAGGGTGAGCGCCGTCAATGAGCGCTTCGACATGGCCCCGAGGTACAGCCCCGGGGGTCCCCCAACACTGTCCGAGCCACTAGAAATGGCACCCGAGATTTGGGGGACCCCACCCCGTGTCCCACCTTCCCACAGCCTCCCCCAGTACCTCTGGGTGCCCAGTGGGCTTCTGGACCACGACCTCAAGCGAACCTTTGCCCACTTTCAGGAGCGACGGGTGCCTGTGAGTACCTGGGCAGGGCCTGGCGGggtggggggcactgggagggggaTGTGGGGGCGTCACCCCGTTTCTCTTGCAGCGCCTGTGCTGGCGCCACCCGGGTGGGGGGGACCTGCTGAGAGCCGCCAGCTTTCACCCGGCCTCAGAGCCAGGCAGCGAGGACGTGAGGTGGGTGCCAGGGGGCCCGGGGTGGGGGGCTGAGGGTGCTCAGCCCCGGCCTGGCCCCAcctggggctccctgtgcccccggCCTGGCCCCAcctggggctccctgtgccccccaggtgccTGGAggcgctgctgctgggggaccGCGGGCCCTGCGTGTTGGCCGACACGGCCGAGCTGCCCACGCTGGCCGACATCCAGCTCGCCCACCTGAGGCTGCGGGCGCTCTGCCTGCCCGGTAAGTGGCACCGGGCGGACCCTgaggacccccaaacccccctgggggGCTGGGTTTCCCCCCTTTGAAACCCCATCCCGTGGGATCCAGGCGCGGTGGCAGAGGAGAAGTGGCTCTCGGCCCTGGAGGGGACACGCTGGTTGGACCACGTCCGGTGAGCGGGGGGGTCTTTGGGGTGTAGGGTggtattttggggaaaattcaCCCTAAATCCCATGGTGGAATGTCCCCCCTCGAGCCCACCTGGCACCGTGGGGTGATGGGGGCCACCCGAGTGGGTGACTGCGacattttggggtgccctgaactcctgcttttttcccccccagctcctgcctgagaAAAGCAGCGGAGGTGGCGTCGCTGCTGGCAGGGAAGCGCTGCTCCGTGGTCCTGCAAGGTggggggctggaaaaggatggGAGGGGGCTGGAAAGGGGACAAGGGGACTCCCCCCTCACCACCTTTTCCCCCCCCCAGAGCCCTCGGACCGGGACCTGAACTGCCTGCTGGCCTCTCtggtgcagctcctgggggaccCCCACGCCCGCTCCCTGCCTGGCTTCCAGAGCCTGGTGCAGCGGGAGTGGGTGGCAGCCGGGCACCCCTTCCCACGCcggctggggctgctgtgccgGGACAGCCCTCGGGAGgaggtgagacccccccccatTCCTGTCCCAGCAGGGTGACAGGAGCTGGGACCCAGCCTGGGAGgaggtgagaccccccccacTCCTGTCCCAGCGGGGTGACAGGAGCTGGGACCCAGCCTGGGAGgaggtgagacccccccccaattcCTGTCCCGGTGGGGTGACAGGAGCTGGGACCCTGCCAGGGAGgaggtgagaccccccccatTCCTGTCCCAGCGGGGTGACAGGAGCTGGGACCCAGCCTGGGAGgaggtgagaccccccccatTCCTGTATCCCCCCCAGGCCCCCGTGTTCCTGCTGTTCCTGGACTGCACgtggcagctcctgtggcaATTCCCGGCGGATTTTGGCTTCACCGAGGCTTTTCTCCTGGCGCTCCACGACAGCAGCTTCAGCCCCTACTTCAGCACTTTCCGCTTCAGCTGCCAGCGCCAGCGGGGCCAGCGCAGCAGCACGGTGAGGGGCAGGGGCGCATTGCTGcatcccatttcaccccttctcctcctcaccctctCTCAGTTtctccatccccattcccaaactGGGGACGGGCACCCCCAGATCTCTCATTTTACCCCTTCTTTCCCGCCCCCCGCACCTCCgctccgtgcctcagtttccccatcccGAATAGGCGACTGACTTCCCAACCACttcccccgcagccccggctcccCAGCCAGACCTACCGGCCCATGGGGGGCTGGCAGGACCCcggggggcacaggggaggCCCCCACCCCTGCACCTTCCCCCCGGTGTGGGCCTGGGGCCGGCGCTACACGCGGCAGCAGCGGGAGCAGTTCCGGAACCCCGTGGGACCCCCGGGCCGCGCTGAGTCCCTGACCCCCGGCACGGTGAGTGCGGCGGGCCTGGGAGGGGGGGGCTCCACCCTCCCTTTGCCTCCCTTTTTCCCTTAATCCCTATTCCCCCCCCCGCAATTTCCTCATTCTTTCACCCCCTTTTATTCCTAAATCCTGTTTTTTCACCCCGCTTTCCCTCCCCCCGTTTTCCCCTCTCACCCCTTTTTGTTTCCCCCCGATTTTCCCTAAATCCCCGTTCCCCCCCTTTGCCAGCCCGCAGACCCCTGCCCGCGGGGGggtgccaggctggtgctgacGCTGGCCAAGGGCTCCTTGTGGCCCCACGCCCTGCCCTGGTGGAGCcgcccccccccgcgccccccagTGCGGGTGTCCCCCCCCTCAgacagccaggggacacagggggggCTCTTGGGGACCCGCCAGCcccccccggggctgctcctgccctgcaccGCCGGGCCCTGCGTCCGCCTCTGGCACCGCTGCTACCTCAGGGGGCTGCCCCAGGAACAGGTacgggggaaactgaggcacgggggagggctggggatCGGGGGTGGTGGTTTGGGGGggtgtgggtttgggggggggcaGTCTGGCGTGCTGCTTGGGCTGGGGGTGAGGATGGAGCCAGTTTGTGTCCAGCTGATGTCTGTGTGTCCATTGGGgggtggatgatggatggacggatggatggatgatggatggatggatggatggatgatggatggatggatggatggatggatgatggatggatggatggatggatggatgatggatggatgatg
Proteins encoded in this region:
- the OTUD7B gene encoding OTU domain-containing protein 7B, whose product is MDIVLSDFVRSTGAEPGLARDLLEGKNWDVSAALSDFEQLRQVHAGNLPPSFNEGRGARPPERELARPGRPPLQRQDDIVQEKRLSRGISHASSTIVSLARSHVSSNGSSSEHLLEMPICTFQLPDLTVYPEDFRSFIERDLIEQSMLVALEQAGRLNWWVTVDPSCQRLLPLATTGDGNCLLHAASLGMWGFHDRDLMLRKSLYTLMDKGAEREALRRRWRWQQTQQNKESGLVYTEEEWQKEWNELIKLASSEPRVHYSTNGGGCGGVESSEEPVYESLEEFHVFVLAHVLKRPIVVVADTMLRDSGGEAFAPIPFGGIYLPLEVPANKCHRSPLVLAYDQAHFSALVSMEQKENTKDQAVIPLTDSEHKLLPVHFAVDPGKEWQWGKDDSDNVKLASVTLSLEAKLHLLHSYMNVRWITLPCDTQAPLAQPESPTASAGDDARSAAESGESDKESVCSSSASNGGTRAGKDREKPKKEREKEKEKDKKRADSVANKLGSFGKTLGSKLKKNMGGLMHSKAVKGGVSNGQGDTLEKKKKGSLKARKDSKEECSPGELAPAEKSCAGKAALEKASDPYKYSSDVRLSLSILRAAMQGERKFIFASHLKTSTRHQFQEEMIQRYLLDAEERFLAEQRQKEAEKKALGSAAPAKRPEGEVGAQRSEEAMPSPVFCQPPPTYPPQPLEPAVGAKLAAFPAGYSGVFTFPRPSMGSAEGLHPPACPEGRRQLAGGPCGSLPPYATLPRHHQGRLGPCPPGPAHLGRFSPTDMDVQPPFPSECEGSGCLPPHSNGCREFLEQDKGGTVDKMRSQALYNIQQTKCKQPNCSFYGHPETGNFCSCCYKEELRRREREALVHRF
- the MTMR11 gene encoding LOW QUALITY PROTEIN: myotubularin-related protein 11 (The sequence of the model RefSeq protein was modified relative to this genomic sequence to represent the inferred CDS: inserted 1 base in 1 codon; deleted 2 bases in 1 codon), with the translated sequence MPGHGCQGRAGCRSGGRDAGAGPGARGSFPGRSGPGAPGPPGQSPCAMSGAPGGRRPTFPGLPGRAGAGPGVLGSLGALGAPVPVSVPAGERVLEEAAGARQRCGNGGGSXPGTLLCTDRRLAFLPGQALGSRGLLHSQDEVALPCIHKLVAASSFSKPKVLTAASTLKFIPEELAVFCRDFRLLHFYFPENGLAPQAFRVANAIAQAREAAAWLGDTAEGHDGWASPGETTPEEDEDEDEEEGSSTVLLFESLRDWEKELQRLGAAGWRVSAVNERFDMAPSLPQYLWVPSGLLDHDLKRTFAHFQERRVPRLCWRHPGGGDLLRAASFHPASEPGSEDVRCLEALLLGDRGPCVLADTAELPTLADIQLAHLRLRALCLPGAVAEEKWLSALEGTRWLDHVRSCLRKAAEVASLLAGKRCSVVLQEPSDRDLNCLLASLVQLLGDPHARSLPGFQSLVQREWVAAGHPFPRRLGLLCRDSPREEAPVFLLFLDCTWQLLWQFPADFGFTEAFLLALHDSSFSPYFSTFRFSCQRQRGQRSSTPRLPSQTYRPMGGWQDPGGHRGGPHPCTFPPVWAWGRRYTRQQREQFRNPVGPPGRAESLTPGTPADPCPRGGARLVLTLAKGSLWPHALPWWSRPPPRPPVRVSPPSDSQGTQGGLLGTRQPPPGLLLPCTAGPCVRLWHRCYLRGLPQEQRGRLAPSLAGLAEELQLLQDRLRAWNLRRPH